Proteins from a single region of Xiphophorus maculatus strain JP 163 A chromosome 22, X_maculatus-5.0-male, whole genome shotgun sequence:
- the actr2 gene encoding actin-related protein 2 gives MDSQGRKVVVCDNGTGFVKCGYAGSNFPEHIFPALVGRPIIRSTAKVGNIEIKDLMVGDEASELRSMLEVNYPMENGIVRNWDDMKHLWDYTFGPEKLNIESRNCKILLTEPPMNPTKNREKIIEVMFETYQFAGVYIAIQAVLTLYAQGLLTGVVVDSGDGVTHICPVYEGFSLPHLTRRLDIAGRDITRYLIKLLLLRGYAFNHSADFETVRMMKEKLCYVGYNIEQEQKLALETTVLVESYTLPDGRVIKVGGERFEAPEALFQPHLINVEGVGVAELLFNTIQAADIDTRPEFYKHIVLSGGSTMYPGLPSRLERELKQLYLERVLKGDVDKLSKFKIRIEDPPRRKHMVFLGGAVLADIMKDKDNFWLTREEYQEKGVRVLEKLGVTVR, from the exons ATGGACAGCCAGGGAAGGAAAGTAGTGGTCTGTGACAATGGAACCGGG TTTGTCAAGTGCGGCTATGCAGGCTCCAACTTCCCAGAGCACATCTTCCCTGCGCTTGTTGGGAGGCCCATCATCCGCTCCACAGCCAAAGTGGGAAACATTGAGATCAAG GACTTGATGGTGGGAGACGAGGCCAGCGAGCTGCGCTCCATGCTGGAGGTGAACTACCCCATGGAGAACGGCATCGTCCGGAACTGGGATGACATGAAGCACCTTTGGGACTACACCTTCGGCCCGGAGAAGCTCAACATCGAGTCTCGCAACTGCAAGATCCTGCTGACCGAACCCCCCATGAACCCCACCAAAAACCGGGAGAAAATCATCGAG GTGATGTTTGAGACCTACCAGTTTGCTGGAGTCTACATCGCTATCCAGGCTGTCCTGACTCTGTATGCCCAGG GCCTTCTGACTGGTGTGGTGGTGGACTCGGGCGACGGTGTGACACACATCTGTCCAGTGTACGAGGGTTTCAGTCTGCCCCACCTGACACGACGTCTGGATATCGCAGGCAGGGACATCACCCGCTACCTCATAAAG CTGCTGTTGTTGAGAGGCTACGCCTTCAACCATTCCGCAGACTTTGAGACGGTTCGCATGATGAAGGAGAAGCTGTGCTACGTGGGCTACAACATTGAGCAGGAGCAGAAGCTGGCTCTGGAGACCACGGTTTTGGTGGAGTCGTATACG CTGCCAGATGGCCGTGTGATCAAGGTGGGAGGAGAGCGCTTTGAGGCCCCTGAGGCTCTGTTCCAGCCCCACCTCATCAACGTGGAGGGCGTCGGAGTAGCCGAACTCCTCTTCAACACCATCCAGGCCGCTGACATAGACACCAG GCCCGAGTTCTACAAACACATCGTGTTGTCGGGAGGATCCACCATGTACCCAGGGCTGCCGTCCCGACTGGAGAGGGAACTGAAACAGCTGTACTTGGAGCGCGTGCTCAAGGGAGACGTGGACAAACTTTCG AAATTTAAGATCCGGATTGAGGATCCTCCCAGGCGAAAGCACATGGTGTTCCTGGGTGGAGCGGTGCTGGCCGACATCATGAAGGACAAGGACAACTTCTGGCTGACCCGGGAGGAGTACCAGGAGAAAGGAGTCCGCGTGCTGGAAAAACTCGGAGTCACCGTCAGATAA
- the LOC111606493 gene encoding uncharacterized protein LOC111606493 isoform X3, giving the protein MEPDVMPPPSYSPPPLDDDGDDGVGSEEDEFGDFSIGGVCSPLGHADFTESATHQSDGHLVEQTQRTPSEETGSRDPESSLHYSNGRAGEDLQPGAQATSVEDTGFADFAMFTEQAGHPWCCGFTEQWDGRVDKRECVSGQEVVMESEPRSQHACKANGGICVEGEHCEKRDAALVHPPQDHSQPQGDKGNVCLRSAEEGQNVGKTLDLFVAEPASDRVSCHDNWSSEEPNVSSLTSQCGQSDWDQTDDEVEDCGYSDAVVSGAVENLGPSELNAPHCDATQETSATSCPEKHTYFADANALRHREPVETADTGAESLGNLPPSDSFADFCSAPTQDDEERPTWADFTDQSGLTEGRPSTQRSEPVDEQDGVTRMTSCQLLQSSFPKVCVPAVEGEEDLPNLGALLHIQQPPETEEEIPELSRSLRIQRLMFSLSEDMHCSLGLQFKWGGSHSNTSLLRCLGVDTRNIVFIGTKKQAVTVPAYASSLGMLDPTKDPSPAVCSPGRTAVAAPSGPPETQKPSTSSAQELPSNQPDWSCRGLSSSQEVRSSFNLDYFGSEDESRSSSRASSPPPGVDRELYKLIISKLEDDNKTSQIEDTLNRLMSAAESTSISTRKPSAQEELSGEAGRMISELPDLSFMQAKVLMFPVFLTPEAHSSPKLL; this is encoded by the exons ATGGAGCCTGATGTAATGCCCCCGCCTTCTTACTCCCCCCCTCCGCTGGATGATGACGGTGATGATGGGGTGgggtcagaggaggatgaaTTTGGGGATTTCTCTATAGGGGGCGTTTGCTCCCCGCTCGGTCATGCCGACTTCACAGAGTCAGCTACCCATCAGTCGGATGGTCACCTGGTTGAACAAACGCAACGCACTCCGTCTGAGGAAACTGGGAGCCGCGATCCTGAATCTTCTTTGCACTACTCGAATGGACGGGCAGGAGAAGACCTACAGCCCGGGGCACAGGCCACTTCTGTGGAGGACACGGGGTTTGCTGATTTCGCTATGTTCACAGAGCAGGCAGGACACCCCTGGTGTTGTGGCTTCACGGAGCAGTGGGACGGCAGAGTGGACAAACGCGAATGTGTTTCCGGGCAGGAGGTTGTCATGGAGTCGGAGCCTAGATCCCAGCACGCATGCAAGGCAAATGGAGGTATCTGCGTTGAGGGCGAGCACTGTGAGAAAAGAGATGCAGCACTTGTGCACCCGCCTCAGGACCACAGTCAGCCTCAGGGAGacaaaggaaatgtttgtttaagaTCAGCTGAGGAAGGGCAAAACGTTGGGAAAACTCTGGATCTCTTTGTGGCAGAGCCTGCTTCCGACAGGGTGTCTTGTCATGACAATTGGTCATCAGAGGAACCAAATGTTTCATCCCTTACATCTCAGTGTGGCCAGTCTGATTGGGACCAGACTGATGATGAGGTGGAAGACTGTGGATATTCTGACGCTGTCGTCAGCGGCGCTGTGGAGAACCTCGGCCCGTCTGAGTTGAATGCGCCTCACTGTGATGCCACTCAGGAAACCTCAGCTACCTCCTGCCCAGAGAAACATACATACTTCGCCGACGCTAATGCCTTGCGTCACAGGGAACCTGTTGAGACAGCTGACACGGGAGCAGAGAGTCTGGGAAACCTTCCACCCAGTGACAGCTTTGCGGATTTCTGCTCAGCGCCCACCCAGGACGATGAAGAGAGACCAACGTGGGCGGACTTCACAGACCAAAGCGGACTGACGGAGGGAAGACCGTCGACACAGCGCAGTGAGCCGGTCGATGAACAGGATGGAGTAACAAGAATGACTAGCTGTCAG ctcctccagtccAGCTTCCCAAAGGTCTGTGTCCCAGCTGTTGAAGGTGAGGAGGACCTGCCCAACCTCGGTGCTTTACTTCACATCCAGCAGCCTCCAGAGACGGAGGAGGAGATCCCAGAACTCAGCCGTTCTCTGAG GATTCAGCGGCTGATGTTCAGCCTATCTGAGGACATGCACTGCTCACTTGGTCTCCAGTTTAAGTGGGGAGGTTCTCACAGTAACACCTCACTGCTCAGGTGCCTTGGTGTGGACACTAGGAACATT GTTTTTATTGGCACAAAGAAGCAGGCGGTGACTGTGCCAGCGTACGCCTCTTCCCTG GGAATGCTGGACCCCACCAAAGACCCTTCGCCGGCTGTGTGCTCTCCAGGACGCACGGCCGTCGCGGCACCCTCAGGGCCCCCGGAAACACAGAAACCCTCGACTAGTTCGGCGCAG GAGCTTCCTTCGAACCAGCCGGACTGGAGCTGTAGAGGCCTTAGCAGCTCCCAGGAGG TCCGCTCCTCATTCAACCTTGATTATTTTGGGTCTGAGGACGAGAGCAGATCCAGCAGCCGAGCCAGCAGCCCTCCTCCAG GTGTCGACCGTGAGCTGTATAAATTAATCATAAGCAAACTGGAAGATGACAATAAAACCAGTCAGATAGAAGATACTCTGAACCGCCTGATGTCGGCAGCAGAGAGCACGAGCATTTCCACCAG GAAGCCTTCAGCCCAAGAAGAGCTGAGTGGAGAAGCTGGCAGAATGATTTCTGAACTTCCTGACTTGTCCTTCATGCAGGCCAAAGTTCTGATGTTCCCTGTCTTTCTCACACCCGAAGCTCACAGTTCCCCAAAACTACTTTAG
- the LOC111606493 gene encoding uncharacterized protein LOC111606493 isoform X2, translated as MEPDVMPPPSYSPPPLDDDGDDGVGSEEDEFGDFSIGGVCSPLGHADFTESATHQSDGHLVEQTQRTPSEETGSRDPESSLHYSNGRAGEDLQPGAQATSVEDTGFADFAMFTEQAGHPWCCGFTEQWDGRVDKRECVSGQEVVMESEPRSQHACKANGGICVEGEHCEKRDAALVHPPQDHSQPQGDKGNVCLRSAEEGQNVGKTLDLFVAEPASDRVSCHDNWSSEEPNVSSLTSQCGQSDWDQTDDEVEDCGYSDAVVSGAVENLGPSELNAPHCDATQETSATSCPEKHTYFADANALRHREPVETADTGAESLGNLPPSDSFADFCSAPTQDDEERPTWADFTDQSGLTEGRPSTQRSEPVDEQDGVTRMTSCQQLLQSSFPKVCVPAVEGEEDLPNLGALLHIQQPPETEEEIPELSRSLRIQRLMFSLSEDMHCSLGLQFKWGGSHSNTSLLRCLGVDTRNIVFIGTKKQAVTVPAYASSLGMLDPTKDPSPAVCSPGRTAVAAPSGPPETQKPSTSSAQELPSNQPDWSCRGLSSSQEVRSSFNLDYFGSEDESRSSSRASSPPPGVDRELYKLIISKLEDDNKTSQIEDTLNRLMSAAESTSISTRKPSAQEELSGEAGRMISELPDLSFMQAKVLMFPVFLTPEAHSSPKLL; from the exons ATGGAGCCTGATGTAATGCCCCCGCCTTCTTACTCCCCCCCTCCGCTGGATGATGACGGTGATGATGGGGTGgggtcagaggaggatgaaTTTGGGGATTTCTCTATAGGGGGCGTTTGCTCCCCGCTCGGTCATGCCGACTTCACAGAGTCAGCTACCCATCAGTCGGATGGTCACCTGGTTGAACAAACGCAACGCACTCCGTCTGAGGAAACTGGGAGCCGCGATCCTGAATCTTCTTTGCACTACTCGAATGGACGGGCAGGAGAAGACCTACAGCCCGGGGCACAGGCCACTTCTGTGGAGGACACGGGGTTTGCTGATTTCGCTATGTTCACAGAGCAGGCAGGACACCCCTGGTGTTGTGGCTTCACGGAGCAGTGGGACGGCAGAGTGGACAAACGCGAATGTGTTTCCGGGCAGGAGGTTGTCATGGAGTCGGAGCCTAGATCCCAGCACGCATGCAAGGCAAATGGAGGTATCTGCGTTGAGGGCGAGCACTGTGAGAAAAGAGATGCAGCACTTGTGCACCCGCCTCAGGACCACAGTCAGCCTCAGGGAGacaaaggaaatgtttgtttaagaTCAGCTGAGGAAGGGCAAAACGTTGGGAAAACTCTGGATCTCTTTGTGGCAGAGCCTGCTTCCGACAGGGTGTCTTGTCATGACAATTGGTCATCAGAGGAACCAAATGTTTCATCCCTTACATCTCAGTGTGGCCAGTCTGATTGGGACCAGACTGATGATGAGGTGGAAGACTGTGGATATTCTGACGCTGTCGTCAGCGGCGCTGTGGAGAACCTCGGCCCGTCTGAGTTGAATGCGCCTCACTGTGATGCCACTCAGGAAACCTCAGCTACCTCCTGCCCAGAGAAACATACATACTTCGCCGACGCTAATGCCTTGCGTCACAGGGAACCTGTTGAGACAGCTGACACGGGAGCAGAGAGTCTGGGAAACCTTCCACCCAGTGACAGCTTTGCGGATTTCTGCTCAGCGCCCACCCAGGACGATGAAGAGAGACCAACGTGGGCGGACTTCACAGACCAAAGCGGACTGACGGAGGGAAGACCGTCGACACAGCGCAGTGAGCCGGTCGATGAACAGGATGGAGTAACAAGAATGACTAGCTGTCAG cagctcctccagtccAGCTTCCCAAAGGTCTGTGTCCCAGCTGTTGAAGGTGAGGAGGACCTGCCCAACCTCGGTGCTTTACTTCACATCCAGCAGCCTCCAGAGACGGAGGAGGAGATCCCAGAACTCAGCCGTTCTCTGAG GATTCAGCGGCTGATGTTCAGCCTATCTGAGGACATGCACTGCTCACTTGGTCTCCAGTTTAAGTGGGGAGGTTCTCACAGTAACACCTCACTGCTCAGGTGCCTTGGTGTGGACACTAGGAACATT GTTTTTATTGGCACAAAGAAGCAGGCGGTGACTGTGCCAGCGTACGCCTCTTCCCTG GGAATGCTGGACCCCACCAAAGACCCTTCGCCGGCTGTGTGCTCTCCAGGACGCACGGCCGTCGCGGCACCCTCAGGGCCCCCGGAAACACAGAAACCCTCGACTAGTTCGGCGCAG GAGCTTCCTTCGAACCAGCCGGACTGGAGCTGTAGAGGCCTTAGCAGCTCCCAGGAGG TCCGCTCCTCATTCAACCTTGATTATTTTGGGTCTGAGGACGAGAGCAGATCCAGCAGCCGAGCCAGCAGCCCTCCTCCAG GTGTCGACCGTGAGCTGTATAAATTAATCATAAGCAAACTGGAAGATGACAATAAAACCAGTCAGATAGAAGATACTCTGAACCGCCTGATGTCGGCAGCAGAGAGCACGAGCATTTCCACCAG GAAGCCTTCAGCCCAAGAAGAGCTGAGTGGAGAAGCTGGCAGAATGATTTCTGAACTTCCTGACTTGTCCTTCATGCAGGCCAAAGTTCTGATGTTCCCTGTCTTTCTCACACCCGAAGCTCACAGTTCCCCAAAACTACTTTAG
- the LOC111606493 gene encoding uncharacterized protein LOC111606493 isoform X1, which translates to MEPDVMPPPSYSPPPLDDDGDDGVGSEEDEFGDFSIGGVCSPLGHADFTESATHQSDGHLVEQTQRTPSEETGSRDPESSLHYSNGRAGEDLQPGAQATSVEDTGFADFAMFTEQAGHPWCCGFTEQWDGRVDKRECVSGQEVVMESEPRSQHACKANGGICVEGEHCEKRDAALVHPPQDHSQPQGDKGNVCLRSAEEGQNVGKTLDLFVAEPASDRVSCHDNWSSEEPNVSSLTSQCGQSDWDQTDDEVEDCGYSDAVVSGAVENLGPSELNAPHCDATQETSATSCPEKHTYFADANALRHREPVETADTGAESLGNLPPSDSFADFCSAPTQDDEERPTWADFTDQSGLTEGRPSTQRSEPVDEQDGVTRMTSCQDSLSCHVQQLLQSSFPKVCVPAVEGEEDLPNLGALLHIQQPPETEEEIPELSRSLRIQRLMFSLSEDMHCSLGLQFKWGGSHSNTSLLRCLGVDTRNIVFIGTKKQAVTVPAYASSLGMLDPTKDPSPAVCSPGRTAVAAPSGPPETQKPSTSSAQELPSNQPDWSCRGLSSSQEVRSSFNLDYFGSEDESRSSSRASSPPPGVDRELYKLIISKLEDDNKTSQIEDTLNRLMSAAESTSISTRKPSAQEELSGEAGRMISELPDLSFMQAKVLMFPVFLTPEAHSSPKLL; encoded by the exons ATGGAGCCTGATGTAATGCCCCCGCCTTCTTACTCCCCCCCTCCGCTGGATGATGACGGTGATGATGGGGTGgggtcagaggaggatgaaTTTGGGGATTTCTCTATAGGGGGCGTTTGCTCCCCGCTCGGTCATGCCGACTTCACAGAGTCAGCTACCCATCAGTCGGATGGTCACCTGGTTGAACAAACGCAACGCACTCCGTCTGAGGAAACTGGGAGCCGCGATCCTGAATCTTCTTTGCACTACTCGAATGGACGGGCAGGAGAAGACCTACAGCCCGGGGCACAGGCCACTTCTGTGGAGGACACGGGGTTTGCTGATTTCGCTATGTTCACAGAGCAGGCAGGACACCCCTGGTGTTGTGGCTTCACGGAGCAGTGGGACGGCAGAGTGGACAAACGCGAATGTGTTTCCGGGCAGGAGGTTGTCATGGAGTCGGAGCCTAGATCCCAGCACGCATGCAAGGCAAATGGAGGTATCTGCGTTGAGGGCGAGCACTGTGAGAAAAGAGATGCAGCACTTGTGCACCCGCCTCAGGACCACAGTCAGCCTCAGGGAGacaaaggaaatgtttgtttaagaTCAGCTGAGGAAGGGCAAAACGTTGGGAAAACTCTGGATCTCTTTGTGGCAGAGCCTGCTTCCGACAGGGTGTCTTGTCATGACAATTGGTCATCAGAGGAACCAAATGTTTCATCCCTTACATCTCAGTGTGGCCAGTCTGATTGGGACCAGACTGATGATGAGGTGGAAGACTGTGGATATTCTGACGCTGTCGTCAGCGGCGCTGTGGAGAACCTCGGCCCGTCTGAGTTGAATGCGCCTCACTGTGATGCCACTCAGGAAACCTCAGCTACCTCCTGCCCAGAGAAACATACATACTTCGCCGACGCTAATGCCTTGCGTCACAGGGAACCTGTTGAGACAGCTGACACGGGAGCAGAGAGTCTGGGAAACCTTCCACCCAGTGACAGCTTTGCGGATTTCTGCTCAGCGCCCACCCAGGACGATGAAGAGAGACCAACGTGGGCGGACTTCACAGACCAAAGCGGACTGACGGAGGGAAGACCGTCGACACAGCGCAGTGAGCCGGTCGATGAACAGGATGGAGTAACAAGAATGACTAGCTGTCAG GATTCCCTGTCCTGCCAtgtccagcagctcctccagtccAGCTTCCCAAAGGTCTGTGTCCCAGCTGTTGAAGGTGAGGAGGACCTGCCCAACCTCGGTGCTTTACTTCACATCCAGCAGCCTCCAGAGACGGAGGAGGAGATCCCAGAACTCAGCCGTTCTCTGAG GATTCAGCGGCTGATGTTCAGCCTATCTGAGGACATGCACTGCTCACTTGGTCTCCAGTTTAAGTGGGGAGGTTCTCACAGTAACACCTCACTGCTCAGGTGCCTTGGTGTGGACACTAGGAACATT GTTTTTATTGGCACAAAGAAGCAGGCGGTGACTGTGCCAGCGTACGCCTCTTCCCTG GGAATGCTGGACCCCACCAAAGACCCTTCGCCGGCTGTGTGCTCTCCAGGACGCACGGCCGTCGCGGCACCCTCAGGGCCCCCGGAAACACAGAAACCCTCGACTAGTTCGGCGCAG GAGCTTCCTTCGAACCAGCCGGACTGGAGCTGTAGAGGCCTTAGCAGCTCCCAGGAGG TCCGCTCCTCATTCAACCTTGATTATTTTGGGTCTGAGGACGAGAGCAGATCCAGCAGCCGAGCCAGCAGCCCTCCTCCAG GTGTCGACCGTGAGCTGTATAAATTAATCATAAGCAAACTGGAAGATGACAATAAAACCAGTCAGATAGAAGATACTCTGAACCGCCTGATGTCGGCAGCAGAGAGCACGAGCATTTCCACCAG GAAGCCTTCAGCCCAAGAAGAGCTGAGTGGAGAAGCTGGCAGAATGATTTCTGAACTTCCTGACTTGTCCTTCATGCAGGCCAAAGTTCTGATGTTCCCTGTCTTTCTCACACCCGAAGCTCACAGTTCCCCAAAACTACTTTAG
- the LOC111606493 gene encoding uncharacterized protein LOC111606493 isoform X4 has protein sequence MEPDVMPPPSYSPPPLDDDGDDGVGSEEDEFGDFSIGGVCSPLGHADFTESATHQSDGHLVEQTQRTPSEETGSRDPESSLHYSNGRAGEDLQPGAQATSVEDTGFADFAMFTEQAGHPWCCGFTEQWDGRVDKRECVSGQEVVMESEPRSQHACKANGGICVEGEHCEKRDAALVHPPQDHSQPQGDKGNVCLRSAEEGQNVGKTLDLFVAEPASDRVSCHDNWSSEEPNVSSLTSQCGQSDWDQTDDEVEDCGYSDAVVSGAVENLGPSELNAPHCDATQETSATSCPEKHTYFADANALRHREPVETADTGAESLGNLPPSDSFADFCSAPTQDDEERPTWADFTDQSGLTEGRPSTQRSEPVDEQDGVTRMTSCQDSLSCHVQQLLQSSFPKVCVPAVEGEEDLPNLGALLHIQQPPETEEEIPELSRSLRIQRLMFSLSEDMHCSLGLQFKWGGSHSNTSLLRCLGVDTRNIVFIGTKKQAVTVPAYASSLGMLDPTKDPSPAVCSPGRTAVAAPSGPPETQKPSTSSAQELPSNQPDWSCRGLSSSQEAG, from the exons ATGGAGCCTGATGTAATGCCCCCGCCTTCTTACTCCCCCCCTCCGCTGGATGATGACGGTGATGATGGGGTGgggtcagaggaggatgaaTTTGGGGATTTCTCTATAGGGGGCGTTTGCTCCCCGCTCGGTCATGCCGACTTCACAGAGTCAGCTACCCATCAGTCGGATGGTCACCTGGTTGAACAAACGCAACGCACTCCGTCTGAGGAAACTGGGAGCCGCGATCCTGAATCTTCTTTGCACTACTCGAATGGACGGGCAGGAGAAGACCTACAGCCCGGGGCACAGGCCACTTCTGTGGAGGACACGGGGTTTGCTGATTTCGCTATGTTCACAGAGCAGGCAGGACACCCCTGGTGTTGTGGCTTCACGGAGCAGTGGGACGGCAGAGTGGACAAACGCGAATGTGTTTCCGGGCAGGAGGTTGTCATGGAGTCGGAGCCTAGATCCCAGCACGCATGCAAGGCAAATGGAGGTATCTGCGTTGAGGGCGAGCACTGTGAGAAAAGAGATGCAGCACTTGTGCACCCGCCTCAGGACCACAGTCAGCCTCAGGGAGacaaaggaaatgtttgtttaagaTCAGCTGAGGAAGGGCAAAACGTTGGGAAAACTCTGGATCTCTTTGTGGCAGAGCCTGCTTCCGACAGGGTGTCTTGTCATGACAATTGGTCATCAGAGGAACCAAATGTTTCATCCCTTACATCTCAGTGTGGCCAGTCTGATTGGGACCAGACTGATGATGAGGTGGAAGACTGTGGATATTCTGACGCTGTCGTCAGCGGCGCTGTGGAGAACCTCGGCCCGTCTGAGTTGAATGCGCCTCACTGTGATGCCACTCAGGAAACCTCAGCTACCTCCTGCCCAGAGAAACATACATACTTCGCCGACGCTAATGCCTTGCGTCACAGGGAACCTGTTGAGACAGCTGACACGGGAGCAGAGAGTCTGGGAAACCTTCCACCCAGTGACAGCTTTGCGGATTTCTGCTCAGCGCCCACCCAGGACGATGAAGAGAGACCAACGTGGGCGGACTTCACAGACCAAAGCGGACTGACGGAGGGAAGACCGTCGACACAGCGCAGTGAGCCGGTCGATGAACAGGATGGAGTAACAAGAATGACTAGCTGTCAG GATTCCCTGTCCTGCCAtgtccagcagctcctccagtccAGCTTCCCAAAGGTCTGTGTCCCAGCTGTTGAAGGTGAGGAGGACCTGCCCAACCTCGGTGCTTTACTTCACATCCAGCAGCCTCCAGAGACGGAGGAGGAGATCCCAGAACTCAGCCGTTCTCTGAG GATTCAGCGGCTGATGTTCAGCCTATCTGAGGACATGCACTGCTCACTTGGTCTCCAGTTTAAGTGGGGAGGTTCTCACAGTAACACCTCACTGCTCAGGTGCCTTGGTGTGGACACTAGGAACATT GTTTTTATTGGCACAAAGAAGCAGGCGGTGACTGTGCCAGCGTACGCCTCTTCCCTG GGAATGCTGGACCCCACCAAAGACCCTTCGCCGGCTGTGTGCTCTCCAGGACGCACGGCCGTCGCGGCACCCTCAGGGCCCCCGGAAACACAGAAACCCTCGACTAGTTCGGCGCAG GAGCTTCCTTCGAACCAGCCGGACTGGAGCTGTAGAGGCCTTAGCAGCTCCCAGGAGG CTGGTTAG